One Oxobacter pfennigii DNA segment encodes these proteins:
- the aroE gene encoding shikimate dehydrogenase, with translation MNDKTSIFGLLGYPLGHSLSPKIHNGIYSLYDINAMYKLFPVQEDMLNDAVKAIKVLNISGSNVTIPYKQKIMQYLDFISDEALSIGAVNTVKNENGILKGYNTDYSGFKKSLDYNRVDINEKDVFVLGAGGAARSIVQCLLNNKAQIHIFGRTADRASVFIGSLKDTPSEILPCGFDELNEKIKFMNPHMIVNCTPLGMKGFEGSIPITSKDIKGNVNVLYDLIYNPIMTDFLKMGEESGCKIIGGMDMLLLQALDAIEIWTGKSFDFYSIKEFAEQEGIITNL, from the coding sequence ATGAATGATAAAACAAGCATTTTCGGCTTATTAGGTTATCCCTTGGGGCACAGCCTTTCACCAAAGATACATAACGGTATTTATTCCCTTTATGATATAAATGCCATGTATAAACTTTTTCCTGTCCAGGAAGACATGCTTAATGATGCAGTTAAAGCGATAAAGGTTTTAAACATTTCAGGCTCAAATGTAACAATTCCCTACAAGCAAAAAATAATGCAATACTTGGATTTTATAAGTGATGAAGCTTTAAGTATCGGAGCGGTAAACACAGTTAAAAATGAGAATGGCATATTAAAAGGCTACAATACGGATTATTCGGGATTTAAAAAATCCCTGGATTACAATAGAGTGGATATAAACGAAAAAGATGTTTTTGTTCTAGGAGCCGGGGGGGCCGCCCGTTCCATTGTTCAATGCCTCTTAAACAACAAAGCCCAAATACATATTTTCGGAAGAACCGCTGACCGGGCATCTGTATTTATTGGTTCGTTAAAAGATACTCCATCAGAAATCTTACCCTGCGGCTTTGATGAGTTAAATGAAAAAATTAAATTCATGAACCCCCATATGATCGTAAACTGTACTCCTCTGGGTATGAAGGGCTTTGAAGGCAGCATACCTATAACTTCAAAAGATATCAAAGGGAATGTCAACGTTTTATACGATTTGATTTATAACCCAATTATGACGGATTTTCTGAAAATGGGTGAAGAGAGTGGCTGTAAAATCATAGGCGGTATGGATATGCTTCTCTTGCAGGCACTCGATGCAATTGAAATTTGGACCGGAAAAAGCTTTGATTTTTATTCCATTAAGGAATTTGCAGAACAGGAAGGAATAATTACCAACTTATAG
- a CDS encoding YqeG family HAD IIIA-type phosphatase: protein MGKSLYPDIHIPSIYDIDLSYLKSKGITNMIIDIDNTLSKWGSKMPDEKVCSWIKGSKASGFKICILSNSSNKRISLYCSELNVLFCKNVRKPLKSSFINAMNLLESQFYNTCVVGDQIFTDILGGNKCSLFTILVNPIDRNEFILTRIIRIIEAKFLKRYYMKR, encoded by the coding sequence ATGGGAAAAAGTCTTTATCCTGATATCCATATCCCTTCAATTTATGATATTGACCTTTCATATTTAAAGAGCAAAGGCATTACAAACATGATAATAGACATAGACAACACCTTATCAAAATGGGGCAGCAAAATGCCTGATGAAAAGGTGTGTTCATGGATAAAGGGATCAAAAGCTTCAGGATTTAAAATTTGCATTCTGTCCAACAGCTCCAATAAAAGGATTTCCCTTTATTGTTCAGAGCTTAATGTTTTATTCTGCAAAAATGTAAGAAAGCCTTTAAAATCTTCATTTATAAATGCCATGAATCTGCTGGAATCCCAATTTTATAACACCTGTGTTGTCGGTGACCAGATTTTCACCGATATATTGGGGGGTAATAAATGCAGTCTTTTCACCATACTGGTAAACCCCATAGACAGAAATGAATTTATATTAACCCGAATTATTCGAATAATAGAAGCAAAGTTTCTAAAAAGATATTATATGAAGAGGTAG
- the sigK gene encoding RNA polymerase sporulation sigma factor SigK: protein MMLELFASVLSFLDNIFFMVSYVTNNNSFPKPLSEEEERFFIEKFQSGDEEARNILVERNLRLVAHIVKKYNYTGKEVDDLISVGTIGLIKAITTFDNDKGTRLATYAARCIENEILMIIRSTKKSKSEVFLQDPIGVDKEGNEISLMDVLGSDSDTVVDEVESKIQTKKLYKKMASTLKGREKMVLELRYGLISGKSKTQREIAQLLGISRSYVSRIEKRALKKLGKELNPESCR from the coding sequence ATGATGTTAGAACTTTTTGCCTCTGTATTATCCTTTCTGGATAATATATTCTTCATGGTATCCTACGTTACAAACAACAATTCATTTCCCAAACCTCTCTCTGAAGAAGAGGAGCGATTTTTCATAGAGAAGTTTCAAAGTGGAGATGAAGAGGCTAGAAATATACTGGTCGAAAGAAACTTGAGGCTGGTAGCTCATATTGTTAAAAAATACAATTATACCGGCAAGGAAGTTGACGACCTTATTTCTGTAGGTACTATAGGGCTTATTAAAGCAATAACAACATTTGATAATGACAAAGGAACAAGACTGGCGACTTACGCAGCCAGGTGCATTGAAAATGAAATATTAATGATTATTCGTTCTACTAAAAAGAGCAAGTCCGAAGTATTTTTACAGGATCCTATAGGAGTAGACAAGGAAGGCAACGAAATATCCTTAATGGATGTCCTAGGCTCAGACAGTGATACCGTAGTTGATGAAGTGGAAAGCAAAATTCAGACTAAAAAATTATATAAAAAAATGGCATCCACCTTAAAAGGAAGGGAAAAGATGGTGCTAGAGTTAAGGTACGGATTGATAAGCGGAAAGAGCAAGACTCAAAGAGAAATAGCCCAGCTCTTAGGTATATCCAGATCCTATGTATCAAGAATCGAAAAAAGAGCATTAAAGAAGCTTGGCAAGGAGCTTAACCCTGAAAGCTGCAGGTAA